One window of the Sparus aurata chromosome 17, fSpaAur1.1, whole genome shotgun sequence genome contains the following:
- the LOC115567750 gene encoding transmembrane protein 100 — MTTKMETLDPSALSDVTSTVTYDPKSETVTLPGGVVSVAGITVMTGGVELSCGSCMLAFGFWGTLIGISCVAVGLWDQLNHFREGTSHLLALGFVILAISLAVVGGVMAFYLLTKKKREMTCEAREDGKEVLVESERVIKKVTV, encoded by the coding sequence ATGACCACGAAGATGGAAACGCTCGATCCTTCTGCCCTGTCAGATGTCACGTCTACTGTCACCTACGACCCAAAATCAGAGACAGTGACCTTACCAGGAGGGGTCGTCTCAGTGGCGGGCATCACCGTGATGACCGGGGGCGTCGAGCTGTCCTGTGGATCCTGTATGCTGGCCTTTGGATTTTGGGGGACTCTCATTGGAATTAGTTGCGTAGCTGTGGGGCTGTGGGACCAGCTGAACCACTTTAGAGAGGGAACCTCTCACTTACTGGCACTGGGATTTGTGATTCTGGCCATCAGTTTAGCGGTGGTGGGAGGCGTGATGGCGTTTTACCTCCtgacgaagaagaagagagagatgaCATGTGAGGCAAGAGAGGATGGGAAAGAGGTTCTGGTAGAAAGTGAGAGGGTGATTAAAAAAGTCACtgtgtaa
- the rcvrn2 gene encoding recoverin 2: MGNSTSSAISKEILEDLKLTTKFTENEISQWYENFQKQCPTGRITPEEFEQIYSRFFPESDAKSYARHVFRSFDTNDDGTLDFKEYIIALHMTSTGKTTRKLEWAFSLFDVDKNGYINKTEVTEICQAIFKLIPKEEQCKLPQDENTPEKRADKLWSYFEKKDNERLAEGEFIKGVIENENAMRLIHYEPIKQ, encoded by the exons ATGGGAAATTCCACCAGCAGCGCAATATCAAAGGAGATCCTGGAGGACCTGAAGCTCACCACCAAATTCACCGAAAATGAAATCAGCCAGTGGTACGAGAACTTCCAGAAGCAGTGCCCGACGGGACGCATCACTCCAGAGGAGTTCGAGCAGATCTACAGTCGCTTCTTCCCCGAGAGCGACGCCAAGAGCTACGCGCGGCATGTGTTCCGCTCCTTCGACACCAACGACGACGGCACCTTGGACTTCAAGGAGTACATCATTGCGCTGCACATGACCTCAACCGGGAAGACGACCCGCAAACTGGAGTGGGCTTTCTCGCTGTTTGATGTGGACAAGAACGGATACATCAACAAGACAGAAGTGACGGAGATCTGCCAg GCCATATTTAAGCTGATCCCCAAGGAGGAGCAGTGCAAGCTACCACAGGATGAGAACACACCCGAGAAGAGAGCCGACAAGCTGTGGTCCTACTTCGAAAAGAAAGACAAcg AGCGACTGGCCGAGGGCGAGTTCATCAAGGGAGTGATTGAAAATGAGAATGCAATGCGTCTTATCCACTACGAACCAATCAAGCAGTAA